The Eptesicus fuscus isolate TK198812 chromosome 17, DD_ASM_mEF_20220401, whole genome shotgun sequence genome has a window encoding:
- the LOC129152094 gene encoding uncharacterized protein LOC129152094 produces the protein MAAAAAGSRAGTAGAPAAPSGCAAAATASAPGPAAHSAPGGGRARGAAPRVGRGPRSLRRRRKGEAGRGGARGLAPEGGPRSRVHGEAGRVHRFPAPGRRGSSRTPACPPGVPAGSWESKGCWKVGALAAGGDDRRCLRSPSATATPAPAPVHQHPPRFTSTRPRFTSTRPGSPAPAPGSPAPAPGSPAPALVHQHPPWFTSTRPGLPAPAQVYQHPPQVHQHPPQVHQHPPRFTSTRPRFTSTRPRFTSTRPGSPAPAPGSPAPGPGSPAPAQVHQHPPRFTSARPGLPAPAPVYQHPPRFTSTRPGSPAPALVHPPRFTRPGSPALVHPPWFTSTRPRFTSARPGSPALVHQHPPQVYQHPPRFTSTRPGLPAPSPVHQHPPRFTSARPGSPAPALVYQHPPWFTSTRPGLPAPALVHQHPPRFTSTRPRFTSTRPGSQKAVRTPDGGVTSQMM, from the coding sequence atggcggcggcggcggcgggctctCGGGCGGGGACGGCCGGGGCCCCAGCGGCTCCCTCCGGGTGCGCGGCGGCCGCCACGGCGTCAGCACCAGGCCCGGCGGCCCACAGCGCTCCCGGCGGCGGGAGGGCGCGGGGCGCGGCGCCGCGAGTGGGGCGGGGGCCGCGGAGCCTGCGGCGGCGCCGGAAGGGGGAGGCGGGGCGCGGAGGGGCCCGGGGTCTGGCGCCGGAGGGCGGCCCCCGGTCGCGCGTCCACGGGGAGGCGGGCCGCGTGCACAGGTTTCCGGCCCCGGGGCGGCGGGGCTCCTCCCgcacacctgcctgcccgcctggcgTCCCCGCAGGCTCCTGGGAGAGCAAAGGCTGTTGGAAAGTCGGAGCATTAGCAGCCGGCGGAGATGACCGGCGCTGTTTACGCAGCCCGAGCGCGACGGCCACACCGGCACCCGCCCCGGTTCACCAGCACCCGCCCCGGTTCACCAGCACCCGCCCCAGGTTCACCAGCACCCGCCCAGGTTCACCAGCACCCGCCCCAGGTTCACCAGCACCCGCCCCAGGTTCACCAGCACCCGCCCTGGTTCACCAGCACCCGCCCTGGTTCACCAGCACCCGCCCAGGTTTACCAGCACCCGCCCAGGTTTACCAGCACCCGCCCCAGGTTCACCAGCACCCGCCCCAGGTTCACCAGCACCCGCCCAGGTTCACCAGCACCCGCCCCAGGTTCACCAGCACCCGCCCCAGGTTTACCAGCACCCGCCCAGGTTCACCAGCACCCGCCCCAGGTTCACCAGCACCCGGCCCAGGTTCACCAGCACCGGCCCAGGTTCACCAGCACCCGCCCAGGTTCACCAGCGCCCGCCCAGGTTTACCAGCGCCCGCCCCGGTTTACCAGCACCCGCCCCGGTTCACCAGCACCCGCCCTGGTTCACCAGCACCCGCCCTGGTTCACCCGCCCAGGTTCACCCGCCCAGGTTCACCCGCCCTGGTTCACCCGCCCTGGTTCACCAGCACCCGCCCCAGGTTCACCAGCGCCCGCCCTGGTTCACCCGCCCTGGTTCACCAGCACCCGCCCCAGGTTTACCAGCACCCGCCCCGGTTCACCAGCACCCGCCCCGGTTTACCAGCGCCCTCCCCGGTTCACCAGCACCCGCCCCGGTTTACCAGCGCCCGCCCTGGTTCACCAGCACCCGCCCTGGTTTACCAGCACCCGCCCTGGTTCACCAGCACCCGCCCAGGTTTACCAGCGCCCGCCCTGGTTCACCAGCACCCGCCCAGGTTTACCAGCACCCGCCCCAGGTTCACCAGCACCCGCCCTGGTTCACAAAAAGCAGTGAGGACACCAGACGGAGGGGTCACTTCGCAGATGatgtaa